Below is a window of Sporosarcina ureae DNA.
GACACTACTTTGTTGTTTCAGCACATCAACTCCCACCACTGCGTCATTGCGGTCTTCGCCTGCAAATTCATCCTTCCCTTCACCGCCACGATTGCCGCGGTAATAAGGAGCGAACACCACAAGACCATGGGACGCAAATTGTGCAATACGAGCCGGTCTAACCATCCCGACATGTTGAATGCCGCCACGTAAATAAAGCAAACCGTCATAGCGGCCTTCCGCTCTTGGTGTAGCTAACAGGCCTTTTACTAGCAAACCGTCAGAACTATAGGTAATTTCCTCCAATTTGACGTGTGGGTTTGGGGAAGGATAATCTCTTCTTCGAATGATTTTCCCATTAGTTTGTTCGACCATTCGCTTCCACCCACTTTCTCAGTTCACTCATTCCACGATCCTTCATATGAAAACTAAGTTCTGTACAAGCGTCTAACTCAGCGTCTGTCATCCAAACCGCGCCTTCCGTTTCCATTAACGTAAAGTTCTTTTCTATATGCGTAATATCCCCTGTGAAAACAGCTTTGCAAAAAGGTGGATCGGTAAAGACGACGTACTCAGCAAATGAATGCACATTTTCTATAGTGACTCCTGTTTCTTCCATTGTTTCCCGAATTGCCGCTTGTTCAATGGTCTCTCCCCATTCTGCTTTTCCACCTGGGAATTCAATGCCGCGTATTCTATGTTTAGTCAATAACCAACGCTCGTTGTGCTTAATGAGAACGAGCACATGGCGAGATTCAATTTGATGTGAGTTTGGTCCAAACGTCAATTCGACATTGGCTCCCTGTAAATCTTCAAATTTCAGCATTATGGATCACGTCCTTTCCTCTAGTGTAGCGGAAAGGTAAGTGAAGATTCAACGAAATAGAGGCAGTTGCTCGATAAAACGTTTGGACTCATCGTCTGTGTATTCATGGATCAATGCAAAGACCTTCTTTAAGCGCAAATCCACCCTATCATTGTCTTTGTCATAGTGATATGGAATATACGGTAAATGGGATCGGAGAAAGTTTTGGAATTCTAATTGTTCCATTTGAGAAAATAGTTTTTCAAATACAGGGTATACTTCTTTTGTCACTTCTACTTTATATTCCCACGTTGAAGAGTGAGGATCCGCGTGAACTAATTTGTGATTCAGTGATATATACATTGGATATCTTTCTTCTGTCATAATCATCCTACTTTCTTTTTAACGTAGCATGGCTCGTTACGAAGAAAATATTCTTCATAAAAAAAACCTATTAACGGCATCTCGTCAATAGGTCTTCGTATTATATTTCTTGATCTTGCTCTTCATATACTACTTTTTCAACCGCTAACGCCACGTTAATGTGTACGTTAGGATCTAAAGGATGTGGTACTAAATCGTCTCGTTTTGTGCTATCGACAATCGCCAGAGCTGCGGCAATAAGCATTGGATATGTAATGGACTTGGCATTCGCGTTTAATGCGCCACGGAAGATACCCGGGAAGCCAAGAACATTATTCACTAGACGACCATCGGCTGCATAAGCCGCGCCTGCTTCCAATGCGACATCCGGAGCAATTTCCGCGTTTGGATTGGATAAAGCCAAAATAATTTGACCTTTACGAACCATTTCAGGCTTGATCAAGTTAGCTACACCTGTTGTGGCAATGATCAGGTCACAAGTCTCCATAATTTCCTCCATCGAATCGACAACAGTACCGCCGTGCCCTGCTAACATTTCTTTAGCGTGAGGGTTTGGATCCGTTCCTCTCATTTCCTTTACACCATATGCCATAAACATACGACTGATGGCTAAACCTGCCGCGCCTAGTCCAATTTGTCCAACCGAAGAATTAGCTAAATCTGCACCGACATGTTTACAGGCAGTGAGTGCTGCTGCTAATGCTACGACTGCTGTGCCATGCTGGTCATCATGCATAACCGGAATCGGCAATTCTTTTTTTAGACGTTCTTCGATTTCAAAGCAATGTGGAGAACCTATGTCTTCTAATAAAATTGCACCGAAGCCTTGATGGATATGTTTGACCGTAGCTACTACTTCATCCGGATCACTCGTATCAAGTAATATCGGAATACCGCTAATGCCAACGAATTGATCAAATAATACGGCCTTTCCTTCCATGACAGGCATACCTGCTACTGGACCAATATCTCCGAGTCCCAAAATGGCTGTACCATCTGTCACGATTGCTACGGAATTTGAAATGCCTGTGAAATAATTGGCTTGTTCAGGATCTTCGTGAATCGTTTTACATACGCTAGCCACACCCGGTGTGTACACTCTGCGTAAATCAGCAAGAGAACGGATTTGATGTGTGGCTTTCATATGAATTTTACCGCCCTCATGCATTTGCAGTACATCATCTGTAATCGCCTGAACTTTAATGCCATGTTTCAAATTATCTATTGCTTCGACAATTTCCTCTAAATGTTCTTTATCATTACATAATAGTGCGATTTCTCTGATTGTAGAAATCGTACCAACTTTAATCGTTTGAATGTCACCGATATCTCCATTTAACTGTCCAATTGCCATCGTCACCTTACCCAAATTACCAGGTTTGGAAGGTGTTTCGATAATTAAATTACGTAGAAATTGGCCTTGAGCCATATTTAATCTACCTCCTACTATGTCTTGTTTTTTCATATATTTTAACAGTCTTTTTGATTGCATCCGTTAAAAAACACACATCTCTAATCATACGAGATGTGTGTTTTCCAATCAAGCCTTGATATCAATTGAAGCGCCCTTTGTGGGGTGCGCCACAGGCTGATTTTCGAGACCATTCAACATATCATTCATAGCAGAAGTTTCCATTGAAAGGGCCTTGTTCATGACGCTCATTTGAACGGTTGATTGCAAGCTTCTCAACTGGCTGGACATAATTGAATTGATATCCATAACGTTCAACTCCTTTCTGGTGTTCACTTCTTACTATCGGTTAATTTTTTGTTGAATAAAGAGTTTTATTCGTTTGTTTCGCCAAGGAACGCATTCAACATCCACTGATGCTTTTCTACGCTCTGATAAATTGCGTTCAACATATCTTCTGTCATATCATCAGAATCTTTGGCTGCCAAATCCATCCCTTTTTTCAATGATTTCATTGTTTTATCGAAATCATCTACTAGTGTCTGTACCATTTCATTCGCTTTTTCTGTGCCTTTTGCTTCGTCGATAACAGATTCAGTCAAATGTTGTGATAGTGTTGCAGTCGGTTCGCCACCCAAAGTTAGCACACGCTCTGCGATTTCATCCATATGCGCTGTTGCTTCGTTATATAATTCTTCAAACTTTGCGTGTAATGTGAAGAATTGATTTCCTTTTACATACCAGTGGTAGTTATGAAGTTTCGCATACAACACCGACCAAGTAGATACTTGTTTGTTTAGTTCTTGAATTAATTCTTTAGACATAAAAAAAAAACACTCCTCTTAAATTGTATTATGCTTCTCTCTTTTAATTTACCACATCTATAGGTAAACTAAACCTTATTACGTCAGAAGGTGATGGATATGCTAAAGAAAGTATTTATACAATTGATCCGATTCTATCAAAAGTTCATTTCTCCCTTATCACCACCCTCTTGCCGATTTCATCCGACTTGTTCACATTACGGGGTAGAAGCAATTGAAACACACGGAGCACTGAAAGGTAGTTGGCTTGCAGTCATGCGGATTTTAAAATGTCATCCTTTTCATAAAGGTGGATTCGATCCGGTACCGCCCAAAAAAACGAATAAAAACAAGCAGTACTAGGTTGCAAACATATATCATATCTTGTATGATGAGAAAATAATCTAAATAGTAATCATTCCGATTACGTCACGGAGGCTTTTCTAATGAAAAATCGTTTGCTGTTGCTAGGCGCTGCTTTACTACTCGTTTTAAGTGGTTGTACCAATAAGGCATCGACCGAACCGGATGATTCGTCATCCGATCAATTACTCGTCTATACGACAGTCTACCCATTGCAATACTTCACTGAACGCATTGGTGGAGAGTATGTTGACGTGAAATCTATCTATCCGCCTGGGACAGATGAGCATGTGTTTGAACCTACACAGAAAGATATGATGGCGTTGGCAAAAGGAGATTTATTCTTCTATATCGGACTTGGACTCGAAGGTTTTGTGCAAAAGACGGAGAAGACGTTGCAAAATGAAGATGTGCAGTTCGTTCCAATCGCCGACTATATTGATCCCGAGGAATTAGAAGAGGGGCATTCTCACGAGCATGGAGAAGATGATCATGACGAGCATGGGCATGAGGATACCGTTGATCCACATGTTTGGATATCTCCTTATCTCAGCACGAAACTTGCAGAGAAAATCACGCAAGAGTTGTCCGATGAATTACCTGAACATGCAGAGGCATTCAAGAAAAATTTTGATGCGTTATATGATGAATTAGAAGAATTGGATCGTGGATTTAAGACTATGGCTGATGCGTCACCAAACAAAACATTCTTTGTGTCCCATGCAGCGTTTGGCTACTTGGCAGATGCTTACGGGTTACAGCAACTTGCAGTATCTGGTCTTGATTCTCAGAATGAACCATCACAAAAAGAATTAGCTTCACTTGTAAAGGAAGCAAAAGAACAAGACATCCAGTATATTTTATTTGAACAAAACGTCAGCTCAAAATTGGCTGAAGTCATCAAAAAAGAACTGGATGCCGAAGCGTTAACTTTGCATAATTTGAGTGTACTTACTGAAGAAGACATACAAAAAGAAGAAACGTACTTCACTCTCATGGAACAAAATTTGGAAGTACTGAAAAAAGCATTAGGCAACTAACAGTGGATGAAAACTCCACTGTTTTTTTATAACCATTTTTTCAATTCGAAGCGCATTAATTTATTTGATGCGTTACGTGGCAGTTGCTCTACAAATCGAAATTCTTTTGGAAGTTTATAACGTGCTAAACGTTTCGAACAGAATTCTACTAGTTCTTCCTCAGTAACTGAACCGACGAGAAATGCGACGGGTACTTGCCCCCACTCCATATCTTCTTTACCACATACGCCCGCTTCCTTTATAGCAGGATGCGCTAGCAACACATTTTCAATTTCGGCAGGATAAATATTCTCTCCACCCGAAATAATGAGATCAGCACGTCGATCGACAATGAATAAATAGCCTTCCTCGTCAAGATAGCCAGCATCCCCTGTAACGAGCCAACCATCCTCGGTCAGCGCATTGCGTGTATGTTGGCTTCCAATGTAGCCTGGCGTTACGTGAGGACCTTTTATGAGCACTTCTCCTACTTCTCTCGGTTGAACGGTATCTTTA
It encodes the following:
- a CDS encoding putative motility protein, giving the protein MDINSIMSSQLRSLQSTVQMSVMNKALSMETSAMNDMLNGLENQPVAHPTKGASIDIKA
- a CDS encoding NUDIX domain-containing protein; this encodes MLKFEDLQGANVELTFGPNSHQIESRHVLVLIKHNERWLLTKHRIRGIEFPGGKAEWGETIEQAAIRETMEETGVTIENVHSFAEYVVFTDPPFCKAVFTGDITHIEKNFTLMETEGAVWMTDAELDACTELSFHMKDRGMSELRKWVEANGRTN
- a CDS encoding NAD-dependent malic enzyme; its protein translation is MAQGQFLRNLIIETPSKPGNLGKVTMAIGQLNGDIGDIQTIKVGTISTIREIALLCNDKEHLEEIVEAIDNLKHGIKVQAITDDVLQMHEGGKIHMKATHQIRSLADLRRVYTPGVASVCKTIHEDPEQANYFTGISNSVAIVTDGTAILGLGDIGPVAGMPVMEGKAVLFDQFVGISGIPILLDTSDPDEVVATVKHIHQGFGAILLEDIGSPHCFEIEERLKKELPIPVMHDDQHGTAVVALAAALTACKHVGADLANSSVGQIGLGAAGLAISRMFMAYGVKEMRGTDPNPHAKEMLAGHGGTVVDSMEEIMETCDLIIATTGVANLIKPEMVRKGQIILALSNPNAEIAPDVALEAGAAYAADGRLVNNVLGFPGIFRGALNANAKSITYPMLIAAALAIVDSTKRDDLVPHPLDPNVHINVALAVEKVVYEEQDQEI
- the yidD gene encoding membrane protein insertion efficiency factor YidD, with amino-acid sequence MLKKVFIQLIRFYQKFISPLSPPSCRFHPTCSHYGVEAIETHGALKGSWLAVMRILKCHPFHKGGFDPVPPKKTNKNKQY
- a CDS encoding Dps family protein gives rise to the protein MSKELIQELNKQVSTWSVLYAKLHNYHWYVKGNQFFTLHAKFEELYNEATAHMDEIAERVLTLGGEPTATLSQHLTESVIDEAKGTEKANEMVQTLVDDFDKTMKSLKKGMDLAAKDSDDMTEDMLNAIYQSVEKHQWMLNAFLGETNE
- a CDS encoding metal ABC transporter solute-binding protein, Zn/Mn family, producing the protein MKNRLLLLGAALLLVLSGCTNKASTEPDDSSSDQLLVYTTVYPLQYFTERIGGEYVDVKSIYPPGTDEHVFEPTQKDMMALAKGDLFFYIGLGLEGFVQKTEKTLQNEDVQFVPIADYIDPEELEEGHSHEHGEDDHDEHGHEDTVDPHVWISPYLSTKLAEKITQELSDELPEHAEAFKKNFDALYDELEELDRGFKTMADASPNKTFFVSHAAFGYLADAYGLQQLAVSGLDSQNEPSQKELASLVKEAKEQDIQYILFEQNVSSKLAEVIKKELDAEALTLHNLSVLTEEDIQKEETYFTLMEQNLEVLKKALGN
- a CDS encoding transposase, whose amino-acid sequence is MTEERYPMYISLNHKLVHADPHSSTWEYKVEVTKEVYPVFEKLFSQMEQLEFQNFLRSHLPYIPYHYDKDNDRVDLRLKKVFALIHEYTDDESKRFIEQLPLFR